In the Flavobacterium pallidum genome, one interval contains:
- a CDS encoding TonB-dependent receptor, translating to MKTRFSFIYSLFLLIGFNALAQTARVQGIVLDESQKPVPNVNVKTTTVSATTDKNGYYVINIPADADVYVEFTHVTLKKARIILNLKANENFEFNPVLKTNEEQLPEVVINTKTRTRLEGIVNIDPRTISKNPSAMPGVESILKTMGGVSGNDELSSQYSARGGNYDENLVYVNEIEVYRPFLVRSGQQEGLSFTNTDLVSNVDFSAGGFQAKYGDKLSSVLDITYRIPSKFGASIDASLLGGAMSVDLVSKNRKWTAVTGVRYRDNSLLVNSKETETNYHPSFVDAQTYVTFTPSTKWQWSFLGNISQNKYDYTPLTRQTNFGTIDEPIALQIFYEGQEKDRYQTFFGAVKSEFKATDRFTLKFIGSAYHTVEQEYFDILAQYRLGEVDSNIGSEDFGEVKFTEGIGSQLNHARNDLDAMIVNAEVKGILDISSKMSEQRKNNMIEWGIKYTKEDIRDRVVEWEVIDSAGFSLNPPVVDLPHNQQPYVPYTGPLVPYQNVRATNYVTIDRISGYAQWNRKGMLGAHEFSINAGVRMHQWQVSGDGLESKSQSVFSPRAQFAIKPNWAGTDMVFRISGGLYHQPPFYRELRDADGAVNTDVKAQQSAHIVIGNEYSFQMWGEKPFKLVSEAYYKSMSDVNPYTLENVRIRYAADNNAKAFAQGFDMRLNGEFVKGTESWLSFGYMKTEENINNKGYIARPTDQRLKFGILFQDFMKKIPSMKLYLNLVYNTGLPGGSPSYADPYVYQSRLNDYRRADVGFSYVMTENNPNRPEGHWLRKFKDLSIGFEIFNVFDNQNSITNTWVRDVYTKSQYAVPNYLTSRVFNIKVSARL from the coding sequence TTGAAAACAAGATTCAGCTTCATATATTCATTATTTTTATTGATAGGGTTTAACGCTTTGGCACAAACGGCAAGGGTTCAGGGAATTGTCCTTGACGAAAGCCAGAAACCGGTGCCAAACGTGAATGTGAAAACAACAACCGTTTCTGCAACCACAGATAAAAACGGTTATTACGTGATCAACATCCCTGCTGATGCTGATGTTTACGTGGAATTCACCCACGTCACGTTAAAGAAGGCCAGGATTATCTTAAACCTCAAAGCCAACGAAAATTTCGAGTTCAACCCGGTGCTGAAAACCAACGAGGAACAATTGCCCGAAGTCGTCATCAATACCAAAACCCGCACCAGACTTGAAGGAATCGTTAATATTGATCCGAGGACCATCAGTAAAAACCCAAGCGCCATGCCTGGAGTGGAAAGCATCCTGAAAACTATGGGGGGCGTAAGCGGCAACGATGAGCTGAGTTCGCAATACTCGGCACGCGGCGGGAATTATGACGAAAACCTTGTATACGTCAACGAAATCGAAGTCTATCGCCCGTTCCTTGTGCGCTCAGGCCAACAGGAAGGCTTAAGCTTCACCAACACCGACCTGGTTTCAAATGTCGATTTCTCCGCCGGTGGTTTCCAGGCAAAATACGGTGATAAATTATCATCTGTATTGGATATTACGTACAGGATCCCGTCGAAATTCGGTGCTTCGATCGATGCCAGCCTGCTCGGCGGGGCCATGTCCGTCGACCTGGTTTCCAAAAACCGCAAATGGACCGCCGTAACGGGTGTGCGTTACCGTGACAACAGCCTTTTGGTGAACAGTAAAGAGACCGAAACCAATTACCATCCGTCGTTTGTTGATGCGCAGACCTACGTCACTTTTACACCATCCACCAAATGGCAGTGGAGTTTCCTTGGGAACATTTCACAGAATAAATACGACTATACCCCACTGACCAGGCAGACCAATTTCGGTACAATTGATGAACCGATTGCATTGCAGATATTTTATGAAGGCCAGGAAAAAGACCGTTACCAGACGTTCTTCGGCGCGGTTAAGTCAGAATTCAAGGCCACGGACAGGTTTACCTTAAAATTCATCGGCTCGGCCTACCATACTGTGGAGCAGGAATATTTCGATATCCTTGCGCAATACCGTTTGGGTGAAGTCGACAGTAATATCGGTTCCGAAGATTTCGGCGAGGTGAAATTTACCGAAGGCATTGGCTCGCAATTGAACCACGCACGAAATGACCTCGATGCCATGATTGTCAATGCCGAAGTGAAGGGAATCCTCGACATCAGCAGTAAAATGAGCGAGCAGCGCAAGAACAACATGATCGAATGGGGCATCAAATACACCAAAGAAGACATCCGCGACCGTGTAGTAGAATGGGAAGTAATCGATTCCGCAGGATTTTCACTGAACCCGCCGGTAGTCGATTTGCCACACAACCAGCAACCTTACGTTCCATATACAGGTCCTTTGGTGCCTTATCAAAATGTACGCGCCACGAATTACGTCACCATAGACAGGATTTCAGGATATGCACAATGGAACCGCAAAGGCATGCTCGGGGCACATGAATTTTCCATCAACGCCGGTGTCAGGATGCACCAATGGCAGGTTTCAGGCGACGGATTGGAATCAAAAAGCCAGTCTGTATTCAGTCCGCGTGCGCAGTTTGCCATCAAGCCGAATTGGGCAGGAACAGATATGGTGTTCCGTATTTCCGGCGGATTATACCACCAGCCACCGTTTTACAGGGAACTGCGGGATGCCGATGGTGCTGTCAATACCGATGTAAAAGCACAGCAATCGGCGCATATCGTTATCGGGAATGAATACAGTTTCCAGATGTGGGGCGAAAAACCTTTCAAGCTCGTTTCAGAAGCGTATTATAAATCGATGTCTGACGTAAATCCTTACACGCTGGAAAACGTCAGGATCCGTTATGCTGCCGATAATAATGCCAAAGCCTTTGCGCAGGGATTTGATATGAGGCTGAATGGGGAATTTGTCAAAGGGACCGAATCATGGCTCAGTTTCGGGTATATGAAAACAGAAGAAAACATCAACAATAAAGGCTATATCGCCAGGCCGACGGACCAAAGGCTGAAATTCGGCATCCTTTTTCAGGATTTCATGAAAAAAATTCCCAGCATGAAACTATACCTCAATCTCGTGTACAATACCGGTTTGCCAGGAGGTTCCCCTTCTTATGCTGACCCTTATGTGTACCAAAGCCGGTTGAATGATTACCGCCGTGCCGATGTCGGGTTTTCTTACGTAATGACCGAAAACAACCCGAACCGTCCTGAAGGGCATTGGCTCAGGAAATTCAAGGATTTGTCGATCGGTTTTGAAATCTTCAATGTTTTTGACAATCAGAATTCCATCACCAATACGTGGGTGAGGGATGTGTACACTAAATCACAATATGCCGTACCGAATTACCTTACTTCAAGGGTTTTTAACATAAAAGTAAGCGCCAGGCTTTAA
- a CDS encoding ABC transporter ATP-binding protein, producing the protein MDENIKKIIPFAKKYKANVVWNIIHNILYALFGTIGMVMIFPVLKVLFGHGEKVTQLPEYNGLLHIDTYLNDTLFYYVNYLSSKYDPNYALLLTVSLVIITFLFKNLFGYLGLQHLTKVKTGVLRDLREKMFKKIIELPVPYYSEKRKGDVMARMLGDVNEVQNSFFMVLELIVKEPLTILFSLIAMINISWKLTLFVFIFIPISGFVISKIGKSLKSKSAKAQQENGHLISVVEETLSGLKVVKGYNAEHYFTTTFNDSINRLYRITNSIGKKNNLASPMSEFLGIIVISILLFYGGNLVLVDKSLDGELFIAYIALAYNILTPAKSISKASYQVKNGLAAAERVFEVLEVENSITDKPDAIALQDFGHEIQLKNINFSYEKETVLKDFSLTIPKGKTVALVGQSGSGKSTIANLLTRFYDVQQGEILIDGHNIKDVTMQSLRGLTGLVTQDSIMFNGTIKDNIRLGKLDATDEDVIEALKIANAYEFVKDLPEGIHTNIGDSGNKLSGGQKQRLSIARAVLKNPPIMILDEATSALDTESEKFVQVALENMMQHRTSVVIAHRLSTIQKADVIVVMQKGQIVEMGKHEELMLYNGIYKKLVEMQSFES; encoded by the coding sequence ATGGATGAAAATATAAAAAAGATTATCCCTTTTGCGAAAAAGTACAAGGCGAATGTAGTTTGGAATATCATCCACAACATTTTATATGCGCTTTTCGGGACGATTGGTATGGTGATGATTTTTCCGGTGCTGAAAGTACTTTTCGGTCACGGGGAAAAAGTAACACAATTGCCTGAATACAATGGATTACTGCATATTGACACCTACCTGAATGATACGCTTTTTTATTATGTAAACTATTTATCGAGCAAATACGATCCAAATTATGCATTGCTGCTGACGGTTTCTTTGGTGATCATTACGTTTCTTTTCAAGAACCTTTTCGGATATCTTGGATTGCAGCACCTGACAAAAGTCAAAACCGGCGTGCTTCGGGACTTACGCGAAAAAATGTTCAAAAAAATCATCGAGCTTCCCGTACCTTATTATTCTGAGAAGCGGAAAGGCGATGTGATGGCGCGCATGCTCGGTGACGTGAACGAAGTACAAAATTCATTTTTCATGGTTTTGGAACTTATCGTAAAAGAACCGCTGACCATCCTGTTTTCGTTGATTGCCATGATTAATATCAGTTGGAAACTCACATTGTTTGTGTTTATATTCATCCCGATTTCCGGATTTGTAATTTCAAAAATCGGAAAGTCGCTTAAAAGCAAATCCGCAAAGGCACAACAGGAAAACGGACACCTGATTTCAGTAGTCGAGGAGACACTTTCTGGATTGAAGGTCGTAAAAGGCTACAATGCGGAGCATTATTTCACGACGACTTTTAACGATTCCATCAACCGACTTTACAGGATCACCAACAGCATCGGGAAGAAAAACAACCTGGCTTCGCCCATGTCGGAATTCCTGGGCATCATCGTGATTTCGATTTTGCTTTTTTATGGCGGTAACCTCGTATTGGTTGATAAATCTTTGGATGGCGAATTGTTTATAGCTTACATTGCGCTGGCTTACAACATCCTTACACCCGCAAAATCCATATCCAAAGCATCTTATCAGGTGAAAAATGGCCTTGCCGCTGCCGAAAGGGTCTTTGAGGTCCTTGAAGTGGAAAATTCCATCACAGACAAACCTGATGCGATTGCCTTACAGGATTTCGGGCATGAAATCCAATTGAAGAATATCAATTTTTCTTACGAAAAAGAGACCGTTTTAAAGGATTTTTCGCTTACCATCCCCAAAGGGAAAACTGTCGCATTGGTAGGGCAATCCGGAAGCGGAAAAAGCACCATTGCCAATCTGCTGACGCGTTTTTATGATGTCCAGCAAGGCGAAATCCTGATCGACGGACACAACATTAAAGATGTCACGATGCAGTCATTACGTGGCCTTACCGGACTGGTGACACAGGACAGCATCATGTTCAATGGCACCATTAAAGATAACATACGCCTTGGAAAACTGGATGCCACTGACGAAGATGTCATTGAAGCCCTGAAAATCGCCAACGCCTATGAGTTCGTAAAGGATTTGCCGGAAGGCATCCATACGAACATCGGCGACAGTGGAAATAAATTGTCAGGCGGGCAGAAACAAAGGCTGAGTATTGCGCGCGCCGTGCTGAAGAATCCGCCGATCATGATATTGGATGAAGCTACGTCCGCATTGGACACCGAAAGCGAAAAATTCGTACAGGTGGCTTTGGAAAATATGATGCAGCACCGCACTTCGGTAGTTATTGCACACAGGCTTTCGACCATCCAGAAAGCAGATGTCATCGTTGTCATGCAAAAAGGACAGATTGTCGAAATGGGCAAACACGAAGAGTTGATGCTGTACAACGGTATTTATAAGAAACTGGTTGAAATGCAAAGTTTTGAATCCTAA
- a CDS encoding CREC-EF hand family protein: protein MKFTPRYIALGLLFLAAACKENEPEKPKVTYTDNNKGKQAEVKSDSSQIKIADLPIQMEGTKYLIHPIGDYRIYEGRSKTAANSSAAERVSFSVSNYNLFEITGFLQNLKFQHIDSTTIRPLATKPVCIQTAAYLNTVAAKSRLQLMVYSLSDMDTNKDGRLDASDIKTLYISDISGTRFTKLSGDFQELIDWNVVESKNRLYFRTIEDTNKNGEFDKDDVVKYHFVDLMTKEWKPENYDPVN, encoded by the coding sequence ATGAAATTCACACCAAGATATATCGCACTGGGGTTATTATTCCTGGCGGCCGCCTGTAAAGAAAATGAGCCCGAGAAGCCAAAGGTCACGTATACCGACAATAACAAAGGAAAACAGGCGGAGGTAAAATCCGATTCGTCCCAGATCAAGATTGCCGACCTCCCCATCCAGATGGAGGGCACCAAATACCTGATCCACCCCATCGGCGATTACAGGATTTACGAAGGGCGGTCCAAGACGGCTGCCAATTCATCGGCTGCGGAGCGTGTGAGCTTTTCTGTTTCGAATTACAACCTTTTTGAAATCACAGGATTTCTGCAAAACCTGAAATTCCAGCACATCGATTCTACCACAATCCGTCCACTGGCCACAAAACCCGTGTGCATCCAGACCGCAGCCTACCTGAATACCGTTGCGGCAAAATCCAGGCTGCAGCTGATGGTCTATTCATTGTCTGATATGGACACCAACAAAGACGGCAGGCTCGATGCCAGCGATATCAAGACCTTATACATCAGCGACATCAGCGGGACTAGGTTTACAAAGCTTTCGGGCGATTTCCAGGAACTCATCGACTGGAATGTGGTCGAGTCAAAGAACCGCCTGTATTTCCGTACTATTGAGGACACCAACAAGAACGGTGAATTTGACAAGGACGATGTCGTAAAATACCATTTCGTAGACCTGATGACAAAGGAATGGAAACCTGAGAATTACGATCCTGTAAATTAA
- a CDS encoding DUF2971 domain-containing protein yields the protein MYIHDDNIKLPDDPETVVWKYLDLSKFVDLLLYKKLFMSRSDKFEDQYEGTFSEPTFEEIRKLSINNPEFLDYYKIHRQQVVISSWHINEYESFAMWQIFTQKSEGLAIQSTLGRLQESLSEEKDYEQHIGEVNYIDYKKEYIPFENAFFPFLFKRKSFQYEREVRIISDMTPYSMKIDNGVKIDIDICKLIEKIYIHPKSENWYKNLVIELVNRLGFNFDIEKSDLESEILI from the coding sequence ATGTACATCCATGACGACAATATCAAGTTGCCAGACGATCCGGAAACGGTAGTATGGAAATACCTTGATTTGTCGAAATTCGTCGATTTGCTGCTTTACAAAAAACTGTTCATGTCGCGTTCCGATAAATTCGAGGACCAATATGAAGGTACTTTCAGCGAACCCACCTTCGAGGAAATCCGGAAACTCTCGATCAACAACCCGGAATTCCTTGATTATTACAAAATCCACCGGCAGCAGGTGGTCATCAGCAGCTGGCATATCAATGAATACGAATCGTTTGCGATGTGGCAGATCTTTACCCAGAAAAGCGAAGGCCTTGCCATACAATCGACCCTGGGAAGACTGCAGGAATCGCTATCCGAAGAAAAAGACTACGAACAGCATATCGGCGAAGTGAATTATATCGATTACAAAAAAGAATACATCCCGTTTGAAAATGCGTTCTTCCCGTTTTTATTTAAGCGGAAAAGTTTCCAGTATGAGCGTGAAGTCCGCATCATTTCCGACATGACACCTTACAGCATGAAAATCGATAACGGCGTGAAGATCGACATCGACATCTGCAAACTCATCGAAAAAATCTACATCCACCCGAAATCGGAAAACTGGTACAAAAACCTCGTCATCGAACTGGTAAATCGCCTGGGCTTCAATTTTGATATTGAAAAATCGGATTTGGAGAGCGAGATTTTGATTTGA
- a CDS encoding di-heme oxidoreductase family protein, with protein sequence MSLALTSCSEDHDSDYENIDLTERINAGGETTIFSTTTNAFSSPAPNLTAAETDNHFIGDLLFEASFVTAPAQVNPGLGSIYNNSACINCHPRDGRAKHPTNVNSANGLLMRASIFGTDEHGGPVAVPGFGLQIQNRAISGYTPEAEYIVTYTTKTETFADGTTITLRKPDITLTDTYIPLPAGVMLSTRLGTPIFGLGLLEEVPEANITALQDINDADGDGISGKANFVWNPFTHQTELGRFGWKANTASVIVQCAGAYVEDMGITNPIFTLESGHGQTNGGIPGTEPEVSMETLEKVALYCKTLGVPAARNTDKKEVKNGAKLFAQLDCAKCHVPKQVTGNASVAALSNQTFFPYTDLLLHDMGEGLADNRPDFMATGTEWKTRPLWGIGLTNLVNGHTDFLHDGRAKNIEEAILWHGGEAENSKNKYKNLNAKQRSDLLEFINSL encoded by the coding sequence TTGTCACTAGCTTTAACTTCCTGTTCAGAAGACCATGACAGTGACTATGAAAACATCGATTTGACTGAACGCATCAATGCCGGCGGCGAAACCACTATTTTCTCCACCACCACGAATGCCTTCAGCAGCCCCGCCCCTAACCTTACGGCGGCGGAAACTGACAATCATTTCATAGGGGATTTGCTTTTCGAAGCCAGTTTTGTGACTGCTCCGGCACAGGTCAATCCTGGCTTAGGTAGCATTTATAACAATTCTGCCTGCATCAATTGCCATCCGCGTGATGGGCGCGCTAAACATCCGACCAATGTAAATTCGGCTAACGGATTATTGATGCGCGCCAGTATCTTCGGCACAGACGAGCATGGCGGGCCTGTGGCTGTTCCGGGATTCGGATTGCAGATACAAAACCGTGCCATCAGCGGATACACTCCTGAGGCGGAATATATCGTTACTTATACAACCAAAACGGAGACTTTTGCCGACGGTACCACAATAACGCTAAGGAAACCTGACATTACATTAACTGACACGTATATCCCGCTTCCTGCCGGGGTGATGCTTTCCACGAGGTTGGGCACCCCGATTTTCGGATTGGGATTATTGGAAGAAGTGCCTGAAGCAAACATCACTGCACTGCAGGACATCAATGATGCCGATGGCGATGGGATTTCAGGAAAGGCCAATTTTGTATGGAATCCATTCACGCATCAGACGGAACTCGGCCGTTTCGGATGGAAAGCTAATACTGCCAGCGTGATTGTGCAATGTGCCGGGGCTTATGTGGAAGATATGGGGATTACCAATCCTATTTTTACGTTGGAATCCGGCCATGGGCAAACCAATGGCGGCATACCTGGCACTGAACCTGAAGTATCTATGGAGACGCTTGAAAAAGTGGCGCTTTACTGCAAAACCCTTGGCGTGCCTGCTGCACGGAATACCGATAAGAAGGAAGTAAAAAACGGCGCGAAACTCTTTGCACAACTGGATTGTGCCAAATGCCACGTGCCCAAGCAGGTTACCGGCAATGCATCGGTTGCCGCGCTGTCAAATCAGACTTTCTTTCCTTACACCGATTTACTCCTGCATGATATGGGGGAAGGCCTGGCAGACAACCGTCCGGATTTTATGGCAACGGGCACCGAATGGAAAACACGCCCGCTTTGGGGCATCGGGCTGACGAACCTCGTGAACGGCCACACCGATTTCCTGCATGACGGCCGCGCAAAAAACATCGAGGAAGCCATCCTGTGGCATGGTGGAGAGGCAGAAAATTCCAAAAACAAATACAAGAACCTCAACGCGAAACAGCGCAGCGACTTACTGGAATTTATCAATTCATTATAA
- a CDS encoding imelysin family protein: MKKRIFTLAMFAMASAAFVNCSNNNDGTIENPNGALYDEVLTNVANNVIVETYDELNTKATALKAAINAMTFPVTENQLEAVKAAWQATRAPWEQSESFLYGPVGIEEVVDPAIDSWPVDVAAIEVIKNNGAAITASSLATNDDARGFHTIEYFIWGINSNKAAADITAREVEFLKAAADDLQQNTQKLYDAWKTGGGNYAANFSNAGGTGSVYPSQKAALDEISQGLSGIATEVATGKIEEPLNGNGNAPKPEAEESRFSNNSKLDFANNIRSIQNIYSGDFNGATGKGLTDVVSLVNPTLDNTIKTKIADAISAIDAIPGTFTNAITNNRTAVQNAQTKVNELKTLLESQLQPLITNLQ; the protein is encoded by the coding sequence ATGAAAAAAAGAATCTTCACCCTGGCGATGTTTGCAATGGCTTCTGCAGCTTTTGTAAATTGCAGCAATAACAACGATGGCACTATAGAAAACCCGAACGGCGCTTTATATGATGAAGTCCTTACAAACGTCGCAAATAACGTCATTGTTGAGACTTACGACGAACTGAATACCAAAGCCACTGCGCTGAAAGCGGCAATAAATGCCATGACATTCCCTGTAACTGAAAACCAGCTTGAAGCGGTTAAGGCGGCCTGGCAGGCTACACGCGCACCGTGGGAACAGTCTGAAAGTTTTCTTTACGGACCGGTAGGAATCGAGGAAGTAGTAGATCCTGCAATAGATTCATGGCCAGTGGATGTGGCTGCGATCGAGGTAATCAAAAACAACGGTGCTGCCATTACGGCAAGTTCTTTAGCCACCAATGATGATGCGCGCGGTTTCCATACTATCGAATATTTCATCTGGGGCATCAACAGCAACAAAGCAGCAGCGGATATCACTGCAAGGGAAGTGGAATTCCTGAAAGCGGCTGCAGATGATTTACAGCAAAACACTCAAAAACTATACGATGCCTGGAAAACAGGCGGTGGCAATTATGCGGCCAATTTCTCTAACGCAGGTGGCACTGGAAGTGTATACCCTTCGCAAAAAGCAGCTTTGGATGAGATTTCGCAAGGGCTTTCCGGTATCGCAACCGAAGTGGCCACAGGAAAAATCGAAGAGCCTTTGAACGGGAACGGCAACGCTCCAAAACCCGAAGCAGAAGAGTCACGCTTCAGCAACAACTCTAAACTGGATTTTGCAAACAACATCCGCAGCATCCAGAATATTTACAGTGGTGACTTTAATGGTGCGACAGGCAAAGGCCTTACCGATGTCGTTTCTCTTGTAAATCCAACCCTTGATAATACCATCAAGACCAAAATTGCTGACGCTATCAGCGCTATTGATGCCATTCCGGGTACTTTCACCAATGCCATCACAAACAACAGGACTGCAGTACAAAATGCGCAAACCAAAGTGAACGAACTCAAGACACTCCTGGAAAGCCAACTGCAACCGCTGATCACTAACTTACAGTAA
- a CDS encoding porin, with protein sequence MKNIYLFLLLFAFASHAQTQQEIDRQKLKEEIKKELKEELKAEVKKEIANENLSVFNWGKFDLNGYGVVNYYNYNYDTDRNLKDKLDAERLNLYLGYQYNRWIRFQSEIEFEHNGTGSTLELDTQEEFGEYESEIEAGGEVKVEQAYIEFGITPAFTIRAGRVKVMFGLAQSLDDPDDYFTTHRPEMENEILPLGWYENGIEFSGNFYKNKFEYRFSITGGLDATGFSSRGWIKDGYQQRFEMANAESFAFMGRLDYKFGRSGKNYVGIAGYVNDAAANRPKNDMKETAYVKMGEVHVTYDQNYLRFNSIFLFGDLENSDIVSRRNASLSNTLGVKRTPVAKNMIGFSAEAGYDLRHFWEPKTRRYIYPFVRYDYYDTMRNVEGNVVDNPRWERSSITGGVNWYVLPQIIVKAQYSNRRLGSQNVNPSTLLFTGERQKENTFSTGISYVF encoded by the coding sequence ATGAAAAACATTTATTTGTTTTTATTGCTCTTCGCCTTCGCCTCCCATGCCCAAACCCAACAGGAAATTGACCGTCAAAAACTTAAGGAGGAAATCAAAAAGGAATTAAAAGAAGAGCTCAAAGCTGAAGTTAAGAAAGAGATCGCCAACGAAAATTTATCGGTATTCAACTGGGGGAAATTTGACCTCAATGGCTATGGCGTGGTCAATTACTACAACTACAATTATGACACGGACAGGAACCTGAAGGACAAGCTCGACGCGGAAAGGCTGAACCTGTACCTCGGTTACCAATACAACAGATGGATCCGTTTCCAGTCCGAAATTGAATTCGAACACAACGGTACCGGCTCGACGCTGGAGCTCGACACCCAGGAGGAATTCGGGGAATACGAATCTGAAATTGAAGCCGGCGGTGAAGTAAAAGTAGAGCAGGCTTACATTGAATTTGGCATTACTCCTGCCTTTACCATCCGTGCAGGGCGCGTAAAGGTCATGTTCGGGCTTGCACAAAGCCTCGACGATCCAGATGATTATTTCACAACGCACCGTCCTGAAATGGAGAATGAAATCTTACCATTGGGGTGGTACGAAAACGGGATTGAGTTCAGCGGGAATTTTTACAAAAATAAGTTCGAATACCGTTTTTCCATTACCGGCGGACTCGACGCAACCGGCTTCAGCTCGCGCGGATGGATCAAGGATGGTTACCAGCAGCGTTTTGAAATGGCCAATGCAGAGTCCTTCGCATTCATGGGGCGCCTCGATTATAAATTTGGAAGAAGCGGTAAAAACTACGTCGGGATAGCGGGTTATGTAAACGATGCCGCAGCCAACCGCCCGAAGAACGATATGAAGGAAACTGCCTACGTCAAGATGGGTGAGGTACACGTCACTTACGACCAGAACTATTTAAGGTTCAATTCCATTTTTCTTTTCGGCGATTTGGAAAATTCAGATATCGTGTCCAGGAGGAACGCCAGCCTATCCAATACTTTAGGTGTAAAACGCACTCCCGTTGCCAAAAACATGATCGGTTTTTCTGCGGAAGCGGGCTACGACTTAAGGCACTTCTGGGAGCCAAAAACAAGAAGATACATCTACCCGTTCGTGCGCTACGATTATTATGACACGATGCGCAACGTGGAAGGCAATGTGGTCGACAATCCGCGCTGGGAAAGAAGTTCCATCACCGGCGGGGTGAACTGGTACGTGCTTCCGCAGATTATCGTAAAGGCACAATACTCGAACCGCAGGCTGGGCTCGCAGAATGTCAACCCATCCACACTGCTGTTCACGGGTGAAAGGCAAAAAGAAAACACATTTTCAACAGGAATCTCATACGTATTTTAA